A stretch of Acipenser ruthenus chromosome 1, fAciRut3.2 maternal haplotype, whole genome shotgun sequence DNA encodes these proteins:
- the LOC117968091 gene encoding uncharacterized protein LOC117968091 has product MQTSLAEVQQGTPTVDSGRNPCTVARNDHIQRNLVQLFQPYDRARGQKMFQNTGKCKGKTTHGTTHSETWTHDLFCLAETNVQTVPNGEDRIGLQNSGFGRKKITFADKNGGFSELCETLFSHFPQLKGAGGFQMLRSVNKTKQLAPIPMPASGYSVKFLRTESGLIQAMAYIRPLQNNLESIAMREAEQCQEVVREKCKRCEKDIPLQCLSEHIENCGRQPYDTDLEDDVVMEISEETQLSMSSHDNTSHVQNYYNKHHASCSGLYRDCVDLVSEDNVFSDSEEEQLNRAVEESLKESSHAAVNVEDILQSLRVGINEEEVIRFILNRRNVWDGAARAMKRPNFSTNKIVDVKFTDDAGVSEGAVDLGGPMREFFRLVLQHIRNSPMFDGPENQHAMQSISKSDNKKDLDEAVMSTVNLLSLAVCLKNIPLQNKNDVVQDMIDWYVLQQTRTLFERFQHLNGSGSLDLSEIFICYLLASLESMIPKPTVANNSVA; this is encoded by the exons ATGCAAACCTCACTAGCTGAAGTACAACAAGGAACCCCTACAGTCGATTCAGGCAGGAATCCCTGCACTGTAGCTAGAAATGACCACATTCAAAGAAATCTTGTGCAGCTGTTTCAGCCGTATGATCGGGCAAGGGGGCAAAAGATGTTCCAGAACACTGGAAAGTGTAAAGGGAAAACTACACATGGTAcaactcatagtgaaacctggACACATGATTTATTTTGCTTAGCAGAGACCAATGTTCAAACTGTGCCCAATGGAGAAGACCGCATTGGTTTACAGAATTCAGGCTTTGgtaggaaaaaaataacatttgcagaCAAAAATGGAGGATTTTCTGAACTATGTGAAACTCTGTTTTCACATTTTCCACAATTGAAAGGTGCAGGAGGCTTTCAGATGTTGAGATCCGTCAATAAAACCAAACAATTGGCACCAATTCCAATGCCAGCCAGTGGGTACAGTGTGAAATTTCTGAGAACTGAGAGTGGCCTGATCCAGGCAATGGCCTATATTCGACCACTTCAGAATAACCTGGAGAGTATTGCGATGCGTGAGGCTGAACAG TGTCAAGAGGTGGTCAGGGAGAAGTGCAAAAGGTGTGAAAAAGATATCCCTCTGCAATGCCTTTCAGAACACATTGAAAACTGTGGAAG ACAGCCTTATGACACTGATTTGGAAGATGATGTCGTTATGGAGATATCTGAAGAGACTCAACTATCTATGTCATCACATGACAATACATCCCATGTTCAAAATTATTACAACAAGCACCATGCTTCTTGTAGTGGACTGTACAG aGACTGCGTGGACCTTGTCAGTGAAGACAATGTATTTAGTGATTCTGAAGAAGAGCAGCTGAATAGAGCTGTAGAGGAATCTCTAAAGGAAAGCTCACATGCAGCTGTTAA TGTGGAAGATATCCTACAATCTCTGAGAGTTGGAATCAATGAAGAAGAAGTCATTCGCTTCATCTTAAACAGAAGAAATGTGTGGGATGGTGCTGCAAGAGCCATGAAGAGGCCAAACTTTTCAACCAACAAAATAGTAGATGTGAAATTCACAGATGATGCTGGTGTTTCGGAAGGAGCAGTGGATTTGGGAGGGCCAATGAGGGAGTTTTTCCGATTAGTGCTGCAACATATAAGAAACAGCCCTATGTTTGATGGCCCAGAAAATCAACATGCCATGCAGAGT ATTTCAAAGTCAGACAATAAAAAGGACCTGGACGAGGCAGTTATGAGCACTGTAAACCTCCTGAGCCTGGCTGTTTGTCTGAAAAACATCccacttcaaaataaaaatgatgtagTGCAAGACATGATCGACTGGTATGTTCTTCAGCAAACAAGAACACTGTTTGAaag